One window from the genome of [Clostridium] celerecrescens 18A encodes:
- a CDS encoding Fe-S-containing hydro-lyase, producing MDHHIKVPISREDAKNLSAGDYVYLTGTIYTARDAAHKRMKEALDQKGSLPFDIEGNMIYYMGPSPAREGRPIGSAGPTTASRMDKYTPLLLDMGMGGMIGKGKRSKEVIEAIVRNESVYFAAVGGAGALLSKCILSSEVIAYEDLGTEAIRRLEIKDFPVIVVIDSKGNNLYETAIERYRED from the coding sequence ATGGATCATCACATAAAGGTACCGATCAGCAGGGAAGATGCAAAGAACTTAAGTGCAGGAGATTACGTTTATCTGACTGGGACCATTTATACTGCACGGGATGCCGCTCATAAAAGAATGAAAGAAGCTTTGGACCAAAAGGGAAGTCTTCCCTTTGATATAGAAGGAAATATGATTTATTATATGGGACCATCCCCAGCCAGGGAAGGACGCCCCATCGGTTCCGCCGGACCGACCACAGCCAGCCGCATGGATAAGTACACGCCCCTTCTTCTGGATATGGGAATGGGAGGAATGATCGGAAAGGGGAAAAGAAGCAAAGAAGTCATAGAGGCCATTGTAAGAAACGAGTCCGTTTATTTTGCAGCGGTGGGAGGAGCCGGAGCTCTTCTTTCTAAATGCATCCTTTCCTCTGAAGTAATTGCTTATGAAGATTTAGGAACAGAGGCTATAAGGCGTCTGGAAATCAAAGACTTCCCAGTGATAGTTGTCATAGACAGCAAAGGAAACAATTTATATGAAACAGCCAT
- a CDS encoding fumarate hydratase: MIRTVKIEEITNNVKEMCIEANHVLSSDMEKVFLKAVDEETSPLGRQVLCQLKENLKIAGEDMIPICQDTGMAVIFVRIGQDVHIEGGNLTDAINQGVREGYIEGYLRKSVVEPVERINTKDNTPAVIHYEVVSGDQIDITVAPKGFGSENMSRIFMLKPSDGLEGIKDSILNAVKEAGPNACPPMVVGVGIGGTFEKCAQLAKQALTRDIEKRSSIPYVKDLESEMLEKINKLGIGPGGLGGRITALAVNIETYPTHIAGLPVAVNICCHVNRHAHRVI, from the coding sequence ATGATCAGAACGGTTAAAATTGAAGAAATAACGAATAACGTAAAAGAAATGTGCATAGAAGCCAACCATGTGCTGTCAAGTGATATGGAGAAGGTATTTCTTAAGGCAGTGGATGAAGAAACCTCACCCCTCGGCAGACAGGTGCTCTGCCAGCTGAAGGAGAACTTAAAGATAGCGGGAGAAGATATGATCCCCATTTGCCAGGACACTGGGATGGCAGTTATATTTGTAAGGATAGGACAGGACGTACATATAGAAGGCGGAAACCTTACCGATGCAATCAATCAGGGAGTAAGAGAAGGGTATATAGAAGGGTATTTAAGAAAGTCTGTGGTGGAGCCGGTGGAGCGGATAAATACAAAAGATAATACCCCTGCAGTCATCCATTATGAAGTTGTGAGCGGAGATCAGATAGATATAACAGTTGCTCCCAAAGGGTTTGGAAGTGAAAACATGAGCCGCATATTCATGTTAAAGCCCTCGGATGGATTGGAAGGGATCAAGGATTCCATATTAAACGCAGTTAAGGAAGCCGGACCAAATGCATGTCCTCCCATGGTGGTTGGAGTAGGAATTGGCGGAACGTTTGAAAAATGTGCCCAGTTAGCCAAGCAGGCATTGACCAGGGATATTGAGAAACGATCCTCTATTCCCTATGTAAAAGACTTAGAATCTGAGATGCTTGAGAAAATCAACAAGCTTGGAATCGGGCCTGGAGGTCTGGGGGGAAGGATCACCGCCCTGGCCGTAAATATTGAAACCTATCCGACTCACATAGCTGGGCTGCCTGTGGCAGTTAACATCTGTTGTCATGTAAACAGACATGCACACAGGGTCATATAA
- a CDS encoding RrF2 family transcriptional regulator produces MTSEFAVAVHGVVYLNQRKVTISSEELASNVCTNPARVRKVMAKLKKAGIITTKEGLEGGYHFGKDSSEVNLRSICDALDVTFVSSSWKSGNVDTPCMIASGMSGVMDEIYGDLNELCRRRMEEITIKDIQEKLIRNRHDSKA; encoded by the coding sequence ATGACAAGTGAGTTTGCAGTAGCGGTTCATGGAGTAGTTTATTTAAACCAGAGGAAGGTCACCATTTCCAGTGAGGAACTGGCTTCCAATGTATGCACCAATCCTGCCCGGGTAAGAAAGGTGATGGCAAAATTAAAAAAAGCCGGAATAATCACAACGAAGGAAGGGCTGGAGGGCGGCTATCATTTTGGCAAAGATTCCTCAGAAGTAAATTTAAGAAGCATTTGTGATGCTTTGGATGTTACCTTTGTATCCTCTTCCTGGAAATCCGGTAATGTAGATACCCCTTGTATGATTGCTTCTGGTATGTCAGGAGTCATGGATGAAATTTATGGGGATTTAAATGAACTTTGCAGAAGAAGAATGGAAGAGATCACTATAAAAGATATTCAGGAAAAACTAATCAGGAATCGTCATGATTCTAAAGCATGA
- a CDS encoding HPr family phosphocarrier protein, with protein MKQFEFVVQDAMGIHARPAADMAAAAKKFISHILLKKEEMEADLKNPLAIMRLAVRQKERVTITATGDDENQAIEQLKDLIANIGLSQDR; from the coding sequence GTGAAGCAGTTTGAATTTGTAGTTCAGGATGCTATGGGGATTCATGCCAGGCCGGCAGCAGATATGGCTGCAGCAGCTAAAAAGTTTATCTCTCATATCTTATTAAAAAAAGAAGAGATGGAAGCCGATCTAAAAAATCCTCTTGCTATTATGAGATTAGCAGTCAGACAGAAAGAACGGGTAACAATAACAGCCACTGGAGATGATGAAAACCAGGCGATTGAGCAGTTGAAAGATCTGATAGCAAACATTGGATTATCCCAAGACCGCTGA